A window of Apium graveolens cultivar Ventura chromosome 8, ASM990537v1, whole genome shotgun sequence contains these coding sequences:
- the LOC141679589 gene encoding uncharacterized protein LOC141679589: protein MVEPKIGAVAYKFGLPNGSRVHPVFHVSLFEKRIGDAEVRNNELPLITDDGEIVMEPEAILDTRWFKKGSSFEEEQLVKWKKLPVENATWENAKELKDKFLTLNLADKIPLKGGGILLLIFILGSIDFERDGDTRCSCSFLQHPQIDTTTTTYSQALFIFFLHCQPEASPHECIKAVTLIGLSDCYLHWGSLLLLVSGLKKICVSFEPEKERVYISEQVDNATEALNYYNQKLVDVGYKIKYKLVKPGFLTRVMLLACFSISTSRRRSLMMLLLERRLFFSEITSTSKVFSCKMCRILEPNELVSGGDGQWTGTNISVNSWRTKRMEMTIDRQSLK, encoded by the exons ATGGTCGAACCCAAAATTGGGGCAGTTGCGTATAAGTTTGGGCTTCCAAATGGATCGAGAGTCCATCCTGTTTTTCATGTATCGTTATTTGAAAAAAGGATCGGGGATGCTGAGGTGCGCAATAACGAATTACCTCTTATCACAGATGACGGAGAAATTGTCATGGAACCTGAAGCAATTCTGGATACGAGATGGTTCAAAAAAGGGTCCAGTTTTGAAGAAGAACAACTTGTCAAATGGAAGAAGTTACCTGTTGAAAACGCAACTTGGGAAAATGCAAAAGAATTGAAGGACAaatttcttactttgaaccttgCAGACAAGATTCCTTTGAAAGGGGGAGGTATT TTGCTCCTTATCTTTATTTTG GGCTCAATTGATTTTGAGAGAGATGGGGATACGAGATGTTCTTGTTCGTTCTTACAGCATCCTCAAATCGATACGACGACAACAACCTACTCACAAGCTTTGTTTATCTTCTTTCTCCACTG TCAGCCAGAAGCCTCGCCACACGAGTGTATAAAGGCTGTAACTCTGATTGGTTTATCTGATTGTTATTTACACTGGGGTTCCCTGTTGCTGTTAGTTTCCGG GCTTAAAAAAATTTGTGTTTCCTTTGAACCCGAAAAGGAACGAGTGTACATATCGGAACAAGTTGATAATGCAACTGAAGCCTTGAACTATTATAACCAAAAATTGGTG GATGTGggttataaaataaaatataaactgGTGAAGCCGGGATTCCTTACACGTGTGATGCTGCTAGCATGCTTTTCCATATCAACTTCACGGCGAAGGTCGCTGATGATGCTACTGCTCGAGAGGAGACTTTTTTTCTCTGAAATAACAAGTACCAGCAAGGTTTTCTCTTGTAAGATGTGCAGGATCCTGGAGCCAAACGAGTTAGTTTCAG GTGGTGATGGACAATGGACTGGCACAAATATCTCTGTCAACTCCTGGAG AACGAAAAGGATGGAAATGACAATTGACCGACAGAGTCTCAAATAG